CAGCTTCTCTCCACAAGCCTTCAAGGCCTCTTCTTATAGCTCCCTGTTGCTTTCCCAACTGCTCCCTTCTGACTCATGCCTTTTCTTGGCCTTAGAGCAGCCTCTACCACCGTGGTTAGAAATATAGAAATCTCTTAGCTTTTGCACtttcaaagaaacagattttgcttCTCACCATGCACCCCAGCTCAGACATCCTCAATTGTTTCCCCTCAAACTGTCTTGGGTTTAACcccattttctatttcttagtTTGTTCACTTCCAGGTTTCATCACTCATGCCCAACTCTGTCCCAAATGGATTCTAGGCAAGGAAGGAAATGGTCTTTCATATTTGGggtttcctctttttccccctcctgaGAACCAGTCcaagaaaagatggagaaactCTCCTGGAGAGGGATACAGTGAAAGGTGGGAGACACCCAACCCAAGGCCTGAACCCTGTcaggaaaggaggggagaaacCCCACTTCCAAGAGAGGTAAACAGAGAGGCAAACAACCTTGGAGCTGTGTAATAGCCCCTCCTTGTTTTCTAATGTCTGGCCCCTTAGGGATATCCCGCAGCATGAAGGACCATGTCACAAAGCCAACGGCTATGGGCCAAGGCCGTGTGGCTCACATGATTGAATGGCAAGGCTGGGGTAAAGGtaacagccagcagcagcagcacacgcATGAGACAGCACGCAAAGATGCTGATGCCTACTCAGACCTGAGTGACGGTGAAAAGGAGGCCCGATTCCTTGCAGGTAGCTCTGACTTTTTTGCATGTGAATTGGGTTGGTTGGGATGCCCCAGAGCAGAATCACTGGGATACCAACGTGCAGGATCCTCAAAAACACACTCAGGAATGTCTCTGGGTAGTTCAGATGGCAGAAGGAGATGAGAGACTGTGGTTGGAGTATTGTCAATGGAATGCAAAGTGTAGACAGGAAGGGCCAACTATGGGTGATGGGCATTGCTGAGTTTGGAGCATAGTGGGACAGAGGGACCAACAGATGAGATTTAAGAGGGTGGTGAGAGGTGGAGGCATTCATGCATCACTGCTCCCCCTCCATGTCTCTTTTGGCACAGGAGTGATGGAGCAATTTGCTATATCAGAGGCGACTCTCATGGCCTGGTCCTCTATGGATGGTGAGGATGTGAGTGTAAACTCAAATCAGGAGAATCCAGCAGGCAACTACTCTGAGAACTATCAGGAGCTAATGGAGAGCCAAGGTGAGCTCCAGCACCTCTTGCTAATCTTGAAAGACCCCTTTTCTGCTCTTGGTGTCATGTCACTGTACTTCCATTTGCCCTGTTTTATTCTGCAGTGTCAAATTTCAGGGTTGGAATCTAGCGGAGGCATCACCTATTTGCACTCCAAGGAATCTGACATTAACAGAGAGGCTCCAAAGCCCAGTTCCTTTGGCTTTTTGGGCACAACTGTGGAGAGCCACTAGCTCTTGCAGTTGCTTGTGGGTATGGTCATGTTCATATGCCTACTGCCTAGAACTGCCTCTCCTCTTCACCCTCCTCTCCTCTAAAGGATTTATCAACTCTGTCCAATACAGTACCATGTACAGATATCCAAGCTATCTGAATGAACCAGCTTGGATTACAGTGTCTAACTGTCtgttgtttccttccttttcctgcagagCATATGGCCCAGACACAGTATGATAGCTGGCCTCATTCCTATGTCTCCCAGGGCATGTATTGCTTAGGTTCATCTGATGCCTGGGAGACCAGTGACCAGTCCCTCATCGCTTCCCCAGCAACTGGCTCCTACCTAGGACAGAATTTTGATGAGTCCCAGACAAACCTTCAGGAAAGTATTATGATTCAGAGCAGTCTTCTCCAGCAGCaacagctgcagccacagcagcaggagcaaaacTTCATCCAGAGCACAGGGCTGGTCCATGTGTGGCCCCTGCAGACTGCTCagggtggggatggggctgagTCCAGCACCTACATGGACGACCATGTTGAGGACGAAGGGCACCCACAGCTGGAGAAGGCTCCTCTCCTAAACAAGAAGCCCTCTCCAGAGGAGGATGATGTAGTATGCCGGGACCTGGAATCTCTGTCTCCTCGAGAGGAGCTGGAACATGCTGCACTGAGCCGCAAAGTCTCAGATGTCACCTCCTCTGGGGTTCAATCCTTTGatgaggaagagggagaaacaAACAACTGATGCTTTCTGGGAAATTTTCATCAATGCTGAACAAAGAGATGGGTGGCAAGGAATTAAATGACAGGAATTCTTCTCTCCAGCTCCCTGTACTTCCAAGCAGACACACCTTTCATTCctacatttaattatttttttaaacaagaggAAAATCTCAGAGTGATTGACACATGAAGACCTTTCCCTCCGGTGTGgacatatattttctattttcattgaTCTGGGCAATGCACGTGAGGTGCTTGGAGAGATCTGGATTGGTAAATCAtgtttaaatattataaatacaaaGTCTTGGCTCTGGATACAAACTTCTGGTACTGGGGATGTGGCTGATACGACAGGCTTGATATAGGGAGTGGCTATGTGGCTAGAATCCATCCTGGCAAAATGGATGTTGCTTTGTGGACTTGATGCCCTTTGATAGAATATATGAATATAGactgttttaaatgaagatatGGCTTTACAAATATAGATTGCACTAGTATAGTGATTATGGCTGATGCAGAGAATAAGGCTGTATTCAGTATAGACTGTACTGAGATGAAGGATTTGCTGTGTAACCAGATCCTCAGTAGCACCTTGATATGAAATCGTTGGCTCAATGGATACAGACTGCGCTCCGTGGGCACGCACTGTGCTGCAGTACAGATGGTGTGGATCTGTGGGCATGGCTCTACTGTGGCATGAAAGAATGGATGCAGATACGAATCTAACCCTGCTCTGAGATACTCAtgctttggtttctttctttctagtctttcatttatttgtttctgtctttgacATTTCTACCTTCCTAGGAGCTGGCAAGAGTGGTGTGTCCTTTTGGCACTGAGCACTGGATGCCAgt
This genomic window from Cygnus olor isolate bCygOlo1 chromosome 1, bCygOlo1.pri.v2, whole genome shotgun sequence contains:
- the FAM131B gene encoding protein FAM131B isoform X1: MGCIGSRTVGNEVIAVDWKGLKDVDQINMDSTSSLHGSSFHRPSTEQTRTDFSWDGINLSMEDTTSILPKLKRNSNAYGIGALAKSSFSGPLGISRSMKDHVTKPTAMGQGRVAHMIEWQGWGKGNSQQQQHTHETARKDADAYSDLSDGEKEARFLAGVMEQFAISEATLMAWSSMDGEDVSVNSNQENPAGNYSENYQELMESQEHMAQTQYDSWPHSYVSQGMYCLGSSDAWETSDQSLIASPATGSYLGQNFDESQTNLQESIMIQSSLLQQQQLQPQQQEQNFIQSTGLVHVWPLQTAQGGDGAESSTYMDDHVEDEGHPQLEKAPLLNKKPSPEEDDVVCRDLESLSPREELEHAALSRKVSDVTSSGVQSFDEEEGETNN
- the FAM131B gene encoding protein FAM131B isoform X2; protein product: MGCIGSRTVGNEVIAVDWKGLKDVDQINMDSTSSLHGSSFHRPSTEQTRTDFSWDGINLSMEDTTSILPKLKRNSNAYGIGALAKSSFSGISRSMKDHVTKPTAMGQGRVAHMIEWQGWGKGNSQQQQHTHETARKDADAYSDLSDGEKEARFLAGVMEQFAISEATLMAWSSMDGEDVSVNSNQENPAGNYSENYQELMESQEHMAQTQYDSWPHSYVSQGMYCLGSSDAWETSDQSLIASPATGSYLGQNFDESQTNLQESIMIQSSLLQQQQLQPQQQEQNFIQSTGLVHVWPLQTAQGGDGAESSTYMDDHVEDEGHPQLEKAPLLNKKPSPEEDDVVCRDLESLSPREELEHAALSRKVSDVTSSGVQSFDEEEGETNN